In Spirochaeta thermophila DSM 6578, the following proteins share a genomic window:
- a CDS encoding pyridoxal phosphate-dependent aminotransferase translates to MSITPRKALQDVPRIIHGGLHGGSSRLLDFSVNLNPFPIPRVIRRAVIRGIRHAYPDTAAALLVDALSTHLCVPSDWLMALNGTSEGILLLSLCYLSPGDSVLIVSPTYQEYERAALLMEARVHHHRLEETHLFVLQPERLEDDIRRIRPRLLWIGSPNNPTATHLSPKQVREVLSVCESTGTLFILDEAYANFLPSGPLSPLQPFVRSGHLAVLRSMTKDYLLTPLRLGYIVAHPDIISTLRKAQPPWSVNTPAQEAGRAAIRITDVFTRQWRATHNLARDLRHAIESLGYPTIPSECNFFLTRVGDSSGITAALQEHGVLVRDCSSFGLPSYIRIGTRTARDNARLLRALRHVGRKRL, encoded by the coding sequence ATGAGCATCACACCTCGCAAGGCGCTCCAGGACGTTCCACGGATCATCCACGGAGGACTCCATGGAGGATCCTCACGCCTCCTCGACTTCAGCGTGAACCTCAATCCCTTCCCCATCCCTCGGGTGATACGGCGTGCGGTCATCCGGGGCATACGTCACGCGTATCCGGACACCGCCGCGGCCCTCCTCGTCGACGCCCTCAGCACCCATCTGTGCGTCCCGAGCGATTGGCTGATGGCCCTCAACGGTACCTCCGAGGGGATACTCCTGCTCTCCCTCTGCTATCTCTCACCGGGGGATTCCGTCCTCATCGTGTCTCCCACGTATCAGGAATACGAGCGGGCTGCGCTGCTCATGGAAGCACGTGTCCACCATCATCGCCTCGAGGAGACACACCTCTTCGTGCTCCAACCGGAACGTCTCGAGGACGACATCCGTAGGATCCGCCCCCGGCTCCTCTGGATCGGCAGCCCCAACAACCCCACCGCCACACACCTCTCCCCCAAACAGGTGCGCGAAGTCCTCTCGGTCTGTGAATCGACGGGCACGCTCTTCATCCTCGACGAGGCGTACGCCAACTTCCTCCCCTCAGGCCCCCTTTCGCCGCTCCAACCCTTCGTGCGGAGCGGTCATCTTGCAGTACTCCGATCCATGACCAAGGACTATCTCCTCACTCCCCTGCGCCTGGGCTACATCGTCGCCCATCCGGACATCATCTCCACCCTCAGGAAGGCGCAACCCCCCTGGTCGGTGAACACCCCTGCCCAGGAAGCGGGACGTGCCGCCATCCGGATCACGGATGTCTTCACCAGGCAATGGCGGGCCACGCACAACCTCGCCCGCGATCTCCGGCACGCCATCGAGTCCCTCGGATATCCCACCATACCCTCGGAGTGCAACTTCTTTCTCACACGCGTGGGAGATTCTTCCGGGATCACCGCAGCCCTCCAGGAACATGGAGTGCTGGTGAGAGACTGCTCGTCCTTCGGCCTTCCTTCCTACATACGCATAGGGACGAGAACGGCCCGCGACAACGCCCGCCTCCTCCGGGCCCTCCGCCACGTCGGGAGAAAACGGCTGTAG
- a CDS encoding hemolysin family protein yields the protein MEAEKQDMIRGIEELSETTVKEVMVPRIDVVFVDIESPLEELLERVADSGHSRLPAYEKTIDNVVGILYVKDILKLLVKNQPIEIGKLVRPAYFIPESKRLDDLLREMKRRRVHIAIVVDEYGGVSGIVCLEDIIEEIVGDIQDEFDNEEEEVVQLDERTFLCDARILLEELGDTLGIELESPETDTLGGFVFELLGKIPVRYERVIYNDIEFIVQDLEGHKIKKVKVVLPGRSGGKDARGEDG from the coding sequence GTGGAGGCTGAAAAACAGGACATGATCAGAGGTATAGAGGAACTCTCCGAGACCACCGTGAAGGAAGTGATGGTCCCCCGTATCGACGTGGTCTTCGTGGACATAGAGAGTCCTCTGGAGGAGCTGCTCGAAAGGGTCGCCGATTCCGGACATTCCCGTCTCCCGGCATACGAGAAGACGATCGACAACGTGGTGGGGATCCTGTATGTGAAGGATATCCTGAAGCTCCTCGTCAAGAACCAACCCATCGAGATAGGGAAGCTCGTAAGGCCCGCCTACTTCATCCCGGAGAGCAAACGCCTCGATGACCTCCTCAGGGAGATGAAGCGAAGGAGGGTTCACATCGCCATCGTGGTCGACGAGTACGGTGGTGTATCGGGTATCGTATGCCTGGAGGACATCATAGAAGAGATCGTGGGCGACATACAGGACGAGTTCGACAATGAAGAAGAGGAGGTGGTTCAACTCGACGAGAGGACCTTCCTCTGTGACGCTCGTATCCTCCTCGAGGAGCTCGGCGATACCTTGGGAATCGAACTGGAGAGCCCTGAGACCGATACCCTCGGGGGGTTCGTGTTCGAGCTTCTCGGTAAGATCCCGGTGCGCTATGAACGCGTGATCTACAACGATATAGAGTTCATCGTGCAGGACCTCGAGGGGCACAAGATCAAGAAAGTGAAGGTGGTGCTCCCGGGAAGGTCGGGAGGAAAGGACGCGCGGGGGGAGGATGGATGA
- a CDS encoding DUF434 domain-containing protein, which yields MNDAFEDLFSPAFLEAARDYLWLLDRGYPEGDVARLVGNRFRLSRDQRMILYRGVLPSSVSKAHREKQVPLVRILERGSLLVDGYNILLTLLTYRLGRPVFLSTDGFLRDIGGIHGHIHHVKILEEVVEALFSFFEAELPGVGIHILLDRPVSHSGDLASALQRRFDVRGLAGEVSVCDSADYELKRAGVLIATSDSAVLSRVGEAFDLAFHVLSCRYHPRKLPDLGRLLSPERKGPSS from the coding sequence ATGAACGATGCTTTCGAGGATCTCTTTTCCCCTGCCTTTCTCGAAGCGGCACGGGACTACCTCTGGTTGCTCGACAGGGGGTATCCCGAAGGAGATGTGGCGAGGCTCGTGGGGAATCGGTTTCGCCTCTCCCGGGATCAACGGATGATCCTTTACCGAGGTGTACTGCCGAGTTCCGTCTCCAAGGCCCACCGGGAGAAGCAGGTGCCTCTCGTGCGGATCCTGGAAAGGGGGAGCCTCCTCGTGGACGGATACAACATACTCCTCACGCTCCTCACGTATCGCCTAGGGAGGCCTGTCTTTCTCTCCACCGATGGTTTCCTCAGGGACATAGGCGGCATCCACGGCCATATCCACCACGTGAAGATTCTCGAGGAGGTGGTGGAAGCCCTTTTCTCTTTCTTCGAGGCGGAACTCCCCGGGGTGGGGATCCACATCCTCCTCGACAGACCGGTCTCCCATAGCGGCGACCTGGCTTCCGCTCTTCAGCGGCGTTTCGATGTCCGAGGACTTGCAGGCGAGGTCTCGGTGTGTGATTCGGCGGATTACGAATTGAAGCGTGCCGGTGTGCTCATCGCGACGAGTGATTCCGCCGTCCTCTCCCGTGTAGGGGAGGCGTTCGATCTTGCCTTTCACGTGCTCTCTTGCAGGTATCACCCGAGGAAACTCCCTGATCTCGGCAGATTGCTTTCTCCGGAAAGGAAAGGGCCTTCCTCTTGA
- the ybeY gene encoding rRNA maturation RNase YbeY, giving the protein MSEIVVIWKDIPTSPWQEVVPSFVARVLEEVGKESGDIAVVMCSPEFIQELNRTFRGKDEPTDVLSFPDSEGGSRIQGDIVIAPEVVVHQAADWGVPAHEELLRVILHGLLHLSGMDHMSTDPSEPMLVYQEDILSRVKEEYRFEIRT; this is encoded by the coding sequence GTGAGTGAGATCGTGGTGATATGGAAAGATATCCCTACCTCCCCGTGGCAAGAGGTGGTCCCTTCCTTCGTCGCACGGGTGCTCGAGGAAGTGGGGAAGGAGTCCGGAGACATCGCGGTGGTGATGTGTTCCCCGGAGTTCATTCAGGAACTCAACAGGACGTTCAGGGGAAAGGACGAACCCACCGACGTGCTTTCCTTCCCCGATTCCGAGGGGGGATCTCGTATCCAGGGAGATATCGTGATCGCGCCGGAGGTGGTGGTGCATCAAGCCGCTGACTGGGGTGTGCCTGCACATGAGGAGCTTCTGAGGGTGATTCTCCATGGGCTCCTCCACCTCTCGGGCATGGACCATATGAGCACCGATCCCTCAGAGCCGATGCTCGTATACCAGGAGGATATCCTTTCACGTGTCAAGGAGGAGTACCGGTTTGAAATCCGAACGTAG
- a CDS encoding TIGR00730 family Rossman fold protein: MYPVRTVAVFCGASEGRADGYRRLAERVGEVLAEEGLELVYGGGDVGLMGAVARGSLRKGGRVTGVLPRFMEGWVERMEGVTYVVVEGMAERKIFMEEKADGFVVLPGGIGTMDEFFEVYTLLQLEQHAKPVMLLNFQGFYDPLLSLIERMVEEGFLKPSFRDLLCVSERPEDIYAVFSSWSPPRMRGSV, translated from the coding sequence ATGTATCCCGTACGAACGGTGGCTGTCTTCTGCGGGGCTTCCGAAGGGAGAGCGGACGGGTATAGACGGCTCGCGGAGCGGGTGGGCGAGGTGCTTGCGGAAGAGGGCCTTGAACTCGTATACGGTGGTGGGGACGTGGGGCTCATGGGAGCGGTGGCCCGGGGCTCACTGAGGAAAGGAGGGCGGGTCACCGGGGTGCTCCCCCGGTTCATGGAGGGGTGGGTGGAGCGGATGGAGGGAGTGACGTATGTGGTGGTGGAGGGGATGGCCGAACGAAAGATCTTCATGGAGGAGAAGGCGGACGGGTTCGTGGTACTTCCGGGCGGGATCGGTACCATGGACGAGTTCTTCGAGGTATACACCCTCCTCCAGCTGGAACAGCATGCGAAACCTGTCATGCTCCTCAACTTCCAGGGGTTCTACGACCCTCTCCTCTCACTCATCGAGAGGATGGTGGAAGAAGGTTTTCTCAAACCCTCTTTCAGGGATCTCCTGTGTGTGAGCGAACGCCCAGAGGACATCTATGCCGTGTTCAGCTCGTGGAGTCCCCCCCGTATGCGAGGATCAGTATGA
- a CDS encoding flagellar filament outer layer protein FlaA, whose translation MKRIFMLLAMSLLVLGSLQVLAEEAVLIDFSTLTPDYPADNPTENSATLVDYSVSAGAGFSEEDKALMKTSLAVNNWEVHLNSSARFVVTEVNSYVREARVKDTAPKYAGETVMGVRVSFPDTPYNAWAIVQPPFEIPAYADKTEVNPDGTLSVPQEEVGKGTKFHGYGVVTNVGVLKSVHVNVRGLNFPQGLSLILQDQNGEQQEIFLGYLNFDGWKELVWENPNYIEDVRKRELKTYPLYPNLRPLVKLIGFRIYKDGSMAGGDFITYIKDVRVVYDKAVLDLEEDIDHEAIWGILQSREEARRNAELRRLGNLQVLRYLERKKMHAEAGTEAGAETQTQ comes from the coding sequence ATGAAACGGATCTTTATGCTTTTGGCGATGAGTCTTCTGGTTCTGGGGAGTCTGCAGGTCCTTGCAGAGGAAGCTGTCCTTATAGATTTTTCCACCCTCACGCCTGATTATCCCGCGGATAATCCCACGGAGAACAGTGCCACCCTCGTGGACTACAGTGTCTCTGCGGGTGCAGGGTTCAGCGAGGAGGATAAGGCCCTCATGAAGACCTCGCTCGCGGTCAACAACTGGGAGGTCCACCTCAACTCTTCGGCCAGGTTCGTGGTCACCGAGGTGAACTCCTATGTCAGAGAGGCGAGGGTGAAGGACACGGCTCCCAAGTACGCCGGAGAGACGGTGATGGGCGTGCGGGTGAGCTTCCCGGATACCCCCTACAACGCCTGGGCAATCGTCCAGCCGCCCTTCGAGATTCCCGCCTATGCGGACAAGACCGAGGTGAACCCTGACGGGACCCTCAGCGTGCCGCAGGAGGAAGTAGGAAAGGGGACCAAATTCCATGGATACGGGGTGGTCACCAACGTGGGTGTCCTGAAGTCGGTCCATGTGAACGTCCGCGGACTCAACTTCCCACAGGGCCTCTCTCTCATCCTCCAGGATCAGAACGGTGAGCAGCAGGAGATCTTCCTCGGCTATCTCAACTTCGATGGCTGGAAGGAGCTCGTGTGGGAGAACCCGAACTACATCGAAGATGTGAGGAAGCGGGAACTCAAGACCTATCCTCTCTATCCCAACCTGCGGCCTCTCGTGAAGCTCATCGGGTTCAGGATCTACAAGGATGGGAGCATGGCGGGTGGTGATTTCATCACCTACATCAAGGATGTCCGCGTGGTCTACGACAAGGCGGTGCTCGATCTTGAAGAGGACATCGATCACGAGGCCATCTGGGGTATCCTCCAGTCGAGAGAAGAAGCGCGTAGAAACGCCGAACTCCGCAGGCTCGGGAACCTCCAGGTGCTCCGCTATCTCGAGCGGAAGAAGATGCATGCCGAGGCCGGTACGGAGGCCGGGGCCGAGACGCAGACCCAGTGA
- a CDS encoding tetratricopeptide repeat protein, translating into MRYRLFLLFMLIVSPLGGEETSLQLFRQGEEARIQEDYHRAIELYQQAIQKNPAFVQAYKGLAEAYFSLGQYEVALAGAEKAKSLDPRSTDSHLLYARCLLALGRLEEAERIYRDILSREPQNVEAGMGIAELSLARGQVASALREYERTLRMFPEHKKILTILAFLYEYRGERDKAASYLEEALRLYPSDPEVHLLAASSHLRKEEWDEAEREARRALTLDENAVEASYLLAQVATGKGRFQEALDHLDGFLGARPDSREGWYLKGVVLDRLDRPEESLRAFREVLERYPDDEVARYAMERILLERFPASAPERRTAADYHFTQAGEYAEKFYFQRAYHFLRRGLRLFPYDAEANLEFAELQRRMGFPHKYVDRLEFMVSSGIADQHVEDRLEVARRMLEEDVPSRWGVNPFDLTPPSIGILVGLSSRSTDLHPFSLPYVLAGLRFALGVDERLTVEVEDDHPLSWEEAFGRARGDGADFFLLLDCVETDRVVEWRARLYIGSSGLLKKEFRIRKSGNDRLKESLLRVAEEVSAAVPLYGTIADRRFSSVLLNIGRVHGVEEGMEFLVLDPVTVRLEGVRGGFTWDPKGVLGRVKVEAVSDLVSEGTLTLSSIYDRVNRGDMVVVPPVAEAEEEQPPAPPDPLLYRIFQLFFP; encoded by the coding sequence ATGAGGTACCGGCTCTTTCTCCTGTTCATGTTGATCGTCTCTCCTCTGGGAGGGGAAGAGACATCCCTCCAGCTTTTCCGACAGGGGGAAGAGGCCCGGATCCAGGAAGACTACCACAGGGCGATCGAACTCTACCAACAGGCGATCCAGAAGAATCCGGCGTTCGTCCAGGCCTACAAGGGACTGGCCGAAGCGTACTTCTCCCTCGGTCAGTACGAGGTGGCCCTGGCAGGAGCGGAGAAGGCGAAGAGCCTCGATCCCCGCTCCACCGATAGCCACCTCCTCTATGCACGGTGCCTTCTTGCACTGGGAAGACTCGAAGAGGCCGAGCGTATCTATCGTGACATCCTTTCCCGGGAACCTCAGAACGTGGAGGCCGGCATGGGGATCGCGGAGCTCTCGCTCGCGAGAGGGCAGGTGGCCTCAGCGCTGAGGGAGTACGAGCGCACCCTCAGGATGTTCCCGGAACACAAGAAGATTCTCACCATACTCGCCTTTCTCTACGAGTATAGAGGGGAACGGGACAAGGCCGCTTCGTATCTCGAAGAGGCCCTTCGTCTCTATCCATCGGATCCGGAGGTGCACCTCCTCGCCGCCTCCTCCCACCTGAGAAAGGAGGAATGGGACGAGGCCGAGAGGGAGGCCCGACGCGCCCTCACCCTCGATGAGAATGCGGTGGAGGCCTCCTATCTCCTCGCCCAGGTCGCCACGGGGAAGGGACGGTTTCAAGAGGCACTCGATCACCTCGACGGTTTCCTCGGCGCTCGACCGGACTCCCGGGAAGGATGGTACCTCAAAGGCGTGGTCCTGGACCGACTCGATCGTCCTGAGGAGAGTCTCAGGGCCTTCCGGGAGGTGTTGGAGCGATATCCCGACGACGAGGTGGCGCGCTACGCCATGGAGAGGATATTGCTCGAGCGGTTTCCCGCCTCGGCCCCTGAGAGACGGACGGCGGCGGACTATCACTTCACGCAGGCAGGGGAGTATGCCGAAAAGTTCTATTTCCAGAGGGCCTATCACTTCCTGAGGAGGGGGTTGCGCCTCTTCCCCTACGACGCTGAGGCGAATCTCGAGTTTGCGGAACTTCAGCGGAGGATGGGATTCCCCCACAAGTACGTGGACAGGCTCGAATTCATGGTCTCTTCCGGTATCGCGGATCAACACGTGGAGGACCGTCTGGAAGTGGCCCGCCGGATGCTCGAGGAGGACGTCCCTTCCCGCTGGGGGGTGAACCCCTTCGACCTCACCCCTCCCTCCATCGGCATACTCGTGGGTCTTTCCTCCAGGTCCACGGATCTGCACCCGTTTTCCCTCCCCTACGTCCTCGCCGGGTTGCGTTTCGCATTGGGAGTCGATGAGCGGCTCACGGTCGAGGTGGAGGACGACCATCCTCTCTCCTGGGAGGAGGCCTTCGGCCGGGCCAGAGGGGATGGGGCGGACTTTTTCCTTCTCCTCGACTGCGTGGAGACCGACAGGGTGGTAGAGTGGAGGGCCAGACTCTATATCGGTTCGAGCGGTCTGCTCAAGAAGGAGTTCAGGATACGGAAGTCCGGGAACGACCGCCTGAAAGAATCCCTCCTCCGGGTGGCCGAGGAGGTCTCTGCAGCCGTTCCTCTCTACGGAACGATCGCGGACCGGAGGTTCTCTTCGGTCCTTCTCAACATAGGACGCGTCCATGGGGTGGAGGAGGGGATGGAGTTCCTGGTGCTCGATCCTGTTACGGTACGGCTCGAAGGGGTAAGAGGAGGGTTCACCTGGGATCCGAAAGGTGTCCTGGGAAGGGTGAAGGTCGAGGCGGTGAGCGATCTGGTGAGTGAGGGGACCCTCACGCTTTCTTCGATATACGACAGGGTGAACCGGGGTGACATGGTGGTGGTTCCCCCTGTGGCAGAGGCCGAAGAGGAGCAGCCGCCCGCCCCGCCCGACCCTCTCCTCTACCGCATCTTCCAGCTCTTCTTTCCGTGA
- a CDS encoding HD family phosphohydrolase, translating into MGRLRRLPLDVLGGAAVVLCLSLIQVGGLRVLDLLERPSYDDFEVGRVAERDVVLDRDVMVVDEKATAIRLSAMERLVPPVFVLDRKVTETMQREFAAVRELVLDPASRGLSSEADVKGAYFRFQARLPGMLSEEEFTLLFEAAAHPRWREALSSLMQRVEEQGVFRLPDSEVLGYADTVELRIPSEGETFRALSRSMGDVLTRSRLSEVIEEYRTGYGFTDREVEALDLFVSRFVRENVVYDRRASEEKRDALLSNVEPVVREFKKGDVIVRKGFVLTEDDVATLNLLKRYRVFTVPRSFLWEFVFSSAVLFLGFLLLRTAPDLQSSAAAGFWGFFSVLLVLLILLGFGLRILFPPPEGVSPGVLLLLPVCALFLPVFWGRERSLLAVGFLSVFFLPFFGFDMHAYLFSLAMGMGGVLLVHGVRQRMDLIRSSLILTVVSIPVTGVLGGLASLSLTEVGTFMGYGAANVLVSGMLVTMLLPLVEHLLNAPTRFRLLELSDLNTPLLKRMLAVAPGTYSHSMMVAQLAEAAAEVVGANPLLARVGSYYHDIGKIEQPEYFVENQRGTNRHDDLNPSLSSAVIKAHAKRGVEIAKKMGFPQAVIDIIAQHHGDDLIKYFYQEAVKKNGGEVSRENYSYSGDRPLTREAAIVMLADAVEAAVRALSGKPSHAAIEKRVHAVIFEKLKNGQLDDAPLTVKDLTRIEETFVRILAASVHTRIEYPDTKKDRRSE; encoded by the coding sequence GTGGGACGGCTTCGACGTCTCCCGCTGGATGTCCTCGGGGGCGCGGCCGTCGTGCTTTGTCTCTCGCTCATCCAGGTGGGAGGGTTGCGTGTGCTCGACCTCCTCGAGCGTCCTTCATACGACGATTTCGAGGTGGGCAGAGTGGCGGAGCGGGATGTGGTGCTGGACCGTGATGTGATGGTGGTGGACGAGAAGGCCACTGCGATAAGGCTCAGCGCCATGGAGAGACTGGTTCCCCCTGTCTTCGTCCTCGACAGGAAGGTCACGGAGACCATGCAGAGGGAGTTCGCCGCTGTACGGGAGCTCGTCCTGGATCCTGCGTCCAGGGGGCTTTCTTCCGAGGCGGATGTGAAGGGGGCGTACTTCCGTTTCCAAGCCCGACTCCCGGGGATGCTCTCTGAAGAGGAGTTCACGCTCCTGTTCGAAGCGGCCGCACATCCTCGATGGAGGGAGGCCCTCTCCTCCCTCATGCAGCGGGTGGAGGAACAGGGTGTGTTCAGACTCCCGGACTCGGAAGTGCTCGGGTACGCGGATACCGTGGAACTCCGCATCCCTTCAGAAGGCGAGACCTTCCGGGCCCTCTCCCGGAGTATGGGAGACGTTCTCACGAGATCCCGGCTTTCCGAGGTGATCGAGGAGTACCGGACCGGGTATGGGTTTACGGATCGGGAGGTGGAGGCTCTCGATCTGTTCGTCTCGAGGTTCGTCCGGGAAAACGTGGTGTATGACAGGAGGGCATCGGAGGAGAAGCGCGATGCACTATTGAGCAATGTGGAACCCGTAGTACGCGAGTTCAAGAAGGGTGACGTGATCGTGAGGAAGGGATTCGTGCTCACAGAGGACGATGTGGCCACTCTCAACTTGCTCAAGAGATACCGCGTCTTTACGGTCCCCCGTTCGTTTCTCTGGGAATTCGTCTTTTCATCGGCGGTCCTCTTCCTGGGATTCCTCCTCCTCCGCACGGCTCCCGATCTCCAGTCCAGCGCTGCCGCAGGGTTCTGGGGGTTCTTTTCCGTCCTCCTCGTCCTTCTCATCCTCCTTGGGTTCGGACTTCGGATCCTCTTCCCCCCTCCAGAGGGCGTCTCTCCCGGAGTGCTTCTCCTCCTCCCAGTCTGCGCCCTGTTCCTCCCCGTGTTCTGGGGCCGTGAGCGATCGCTTCTTGCCGTGGGATTCCTCTCTGTCTTCTTCCTTCCTTTTTTCGGGTTCGATATGCATGCCTATCTCTTCTCGCTCGCCATGGGTATGGGTGGGGTGCTTCTCGTGCACGGGGTGAGACAACGCATGGATCTCATCCGGTCCTCCCTGATCCTCACCGTGGTGAGCATTCCCGTCACCGGGGTGCTCGGAGGGCTCGCTTCCCTCTCTCTCACGGAGGTGGGGACGTTCATGGGATATGGTGCGGCGAACGTCCTCGTTTCGGGGATGCTCGTCACCATGCTCCTCCCGCTCGTCGAGCACCTCCTCAACGCGCCTACGAGGTTCCGACTCCTGGAGCTCTCGGATCTCAACACACCCCTCCTCAAACGGATGCTCGCCGTAGCCCCGGGTACCTACAGCCACAGCATGATGGTCGCGCAGTTGGCCGAGGCCGCCGCAGAGGTGGTGGGGGCCAACCCCCTTCTCGCGCGGGTGGGCTCCTACTACCACGACATAGGGAAGATCGAACAGCCGGAGTACTTCGTCGAGAATCAACGAGGAACGAATCGACACGACGACCTCAATCCTTCGCTCTCCTCCGCGGTCATCAAGGCCCATGCAAAGCGGGGGGTGGAGATCGCGAAGAAGATGGGGTTTCCACAGGCGGTGATCGATATCATCGCCCAGCACCACGGAGACGATCTCATCAAGTACTTCTATCAGGAGGCCGTAAAGAAGAATGGGGGAGAGGTGAGCAGGGAGAACTACTCGTATTCAGGAGATCGGCCTCTCACCAGAGAAGCGGCCATCGTGATGTTGGCCGATGCAGTGGAGGCTGCGGTACGCGCCCTCTCGGGCAAACCTTCGCATGCGGCCATCGAAAAGCGAGTGCACGCGGTCATCTTCGAGAAGTTGAAGAACGGCCAACTCGACGACGCCCCTCTCACCGTCAAGGACCTCACCCGCATAGAGGAGACGTTCGTGAGAATCCTTGCCGCCAGCGTCCATACGAGGATAGAATATCCCGATACGAAGAAGGATCGCCGGAGTGAGTGA
- a CDS encoding GerMN domain-containing protein, translated as MRRNILTRSEYALAAYIVAFVLSVFLYRVFPPEDVRVVTFFPGVITPRLEGEVHYLPREETREEQVEEFIRHLFLGPKEVTHTPLFTHDTRILSLIVTDTTVYLDLSKEAFFSTERLQVSFRQSLEALRKNVFFNFRYIKEMNITIEGQLPYESPFLGDLEKEM; from the coding sequence GTGCGAAGGAACATCCTCACGAGGTCTGAGTATGCCCTCGCAGCGTATATCGTGGCATTCGTCCTCTCCGTCTTCCTCTACCGGGTATTCCCTCCCGAAGATGTACGGGTGGTGACCTTCTTCCCCGGGGTGATCACGCCGCGCCTCGAGGGCGAGGTACACTACCTCCCCCGGGAGGAGACGAGGGAGGAGCAGGTGGAGGAGTTCATCCGGCACCTCTTCCTCGGCCCCAAGGAGGTGACACACACTCCTCTCTTCACCCACGACACACGTATACTGAGCCTCATCGTCACCGACACCACGGTCTATCTCGATCTCAGCAAGGAAGCCTTTTTCTCCACGGAGAGATTGCAGGTGTCGTTCCGTCAGAGTCTGGAGGCCCTCAGGAAGAACGTATTCTTTAATTTTCGATATATAAAAGAAATGAATATAACGATCGAGGGTCAGCTTCCCTATGAGTCGCCCTTCCTCGGCGATCTGGAGAAGGAAATGTGA
- a CDS encoding PhoH family protein, protein MVNERSKKGYTIVVEDNALLAGICGAHDENLVLFEHILDAPIRTRGNEITILSDDAGKIRALKKVVEELRYHVQRGHLPGRYLIESLFDSAFRDAEEETQLLKDVSISIRGGQTTIFPRTYNQAVYIQAMREHTMVFAIGPAGTGKTFLAVAHALEELISRKRKKLVLTRPVVEAGERLGFLPGDLLQKINPYLKPLYDAIDALIPLDMYQKMEEQRMIEIIPLAYMRGRSLDNSYIILDEAQNTTREQMKMFLTRLGQNSKAVITGDVTQIDLPDPGRSGLLHAESILQGIDEIRFSYFTREDVVRNPLVKKIIEAYERDPS, encoded by the coding sequence ATGGTAAACGAGAGATCCAAAAAGGGTTACACCATCGTCGTGGAGGACAACGCCCTCCTCGCAGGAATATGTGGGGCCCACGATGAAAACCTCGTGCTTTTCGAGCACATCCTGGATGCGCCCATCCGCACGAGGGGCAACGAGATCACCATCCTTTCCGACGATGCCGGGAAGATCCGCGCCCTCAAAAAAGTGGTGGAGGAACTCCGGTACCACGTGCAAAGAGGGCATCTCCCGGGAAGATATCTCATAGAATCCCTCTTCGATTCGGCCTTCAGAGATGCCGAGGAGGAGACCCAGCTCCTCAAGGACGTCTCCATCTCCATACGAGGAGGACAGACCACCATCTTCCCCCGAACCTACAATCAGGCGGTGTACATCCAGGCGATGCGGGAGCATACCATGGTCTTCGCCATAGGACCTGCGGGTACGGGGAAGACCTTCCTGGCGGTGGCCCATGCCCTCGAGGAGCTCATCTCGCGGAAACGAAAGAAACTGGTGCTCACCCGTCCGGTGGTGGAGGCAGGAGAGCGGCTCGGATTCCTTCCCGGTGACCTCCTCCAGAAGATCAATCCCTATCTCAAACCGCTCTACGATGCCATTGATGCCCTCATCCCCCTCGATATGTACCAGAAGATGGAGGAACAACGGATGATCGAGATCATCCCTCTGGCGTACATGAGGGGGAGGAGTCTCGACAACAGTTACATCATCCTCGACGAGGCCCAGAACACCACCAGGGAACAGATGAAGATGTTCCTCACCCGGCTCGGTCAGAATTCGAAGGCGGTGATAACGGGTGACGTGACCCAGATAGATCTCCCCGACCCCGGAAGGTCCGGGCTCCTCCATGCAGAATCCATCCTGCAGGGGATAGACGAGATACGGTTCTCCTACTTCACGCGGGAGGATGTGGTGCGGAATCCCCTTGTCAAGAAGATCATAGAGGCATATGAAAGAGACCCCTCGTAG